A single window of Sporosarcina sp. FSL W7-1349 DNA harbors:
- a CDS encoding cob(I)yrinic acid a,c-diamide adenosyltransferase, with protein MKIYTRTGDKGQTSLIGGRVDKDSLRVEAYGSMDELNSFIGKAMTELDPAIFTDILKDLEAIQNELFDGGGDLANVMKERHYKLNEEPIAVLEQRIDDLMEEAPELERFILPGGSPGAATLHIARTVARRAERLTVTLMKSEEEVPAVVQRYLNRLSDYLFVAARIVNARLNVPDNEYVRSAKVFRTDKPGKDKK; from the coding sequence ATGAAAATTTACACACGGACTGGGGATAAAGGACAGACGAGTCTGATCGGGGGCCGCGTCGACAAGGACAGTTTGCGCGTCGAAGCATATGGCTCGATGGATGAACTGAATTCATTCATCGGAAAGGCGATGACGGAACTCGATCCAGCTATTTTCACGGATATACTGAAGGATTTGGAAGCTATCCAAAATGAACTCTTCGACGGCGGCGGCGATTTGGCGAATGTCATGAAGGAACGCCATTATAAATTGAATGAAGAGCCGATCGCCGTGCTGGAACAGCGGATCGATGACCTGATGGAAGAAGCGCCAGAACTCGAGCGTTTCATCTTACCGGGCGGTTCACCGGGAGCAGCCACCTTGCACATCGCAAGGACTGTCGCAAGACGTGCGGAACGATTGACAGTGACGTTGATGAAATCGGAAGAAGAGGTGCCCGCGGTCGTCCAACGGTACTTGAACCGCCTCTCCGATTACCTTTTCGTCGCGGCCCGCATCGTCAATGCAAGATTGAACGTACCCGACAACGAATACGTCCGCAGTGCGAAAGTGTTCCGGACGGATAAGCCGGGGAAAGATAAGAAGTGA
- a CDS encoding bifunctional adenosylcobinamide kinase/adenosylcobinamide-phosphate guanylyltransferase, with amino-acid sequence MHVYIGGAANGKRDYVRSMLAGREVSWYEGKLPERVDSTVVVAGLEDWMARTELSEAEAIRQVLESLKGQDVIVILTDIGRGIVPMDPALRELRDRCGRLYQRLLAEADEVTRIWYGLAQTLKNRGEGK; translated from the coding sequence ATGCATGTCTATATCGGCGGAGCTGCAAACGGAAAACGGGATTATGTAAGGTCGATGCTTGCGGGACGGGAAGTGAGCTGGTACGAAGGGAAGCTTCCGGAACGAGTGGATTCCACAGTAGTCGTGGCCGGTCTTGAGGATTGGATGGCCCGGACGGAGCTATCCGAAGCGGAAGCGATCCGCCAAGTGCTGGAAAGCCTAAAAGGGCAAGATGTCATTGTCATCTTGACAGATATCGGCCGAGGCATCGTGCCGATGGACCCGGCTTTGCGGGAACTGCGCGACCGGTGCGGTCGCCTGTACCAGCGGCTGCTGGCGGAAGCGGATGAAGTGACCCGGATCTGGTACGGATTGGCACAAACTTTAAAGAATAGGGGAGAGGGAAAATGA
- a CDS encoding histidine phosphatase family protein translates to MVRRYRIHLIRHLPTLGNQERKYVGWTDEPIVVEGEMTEPLNPSVVQGSDLLRAKQTATLYFPKAEYVADARWRECNFGKFEGKTYAELEKVQEYRDWIGNPFLIAPVDGESLKAVEKRVLEAMAELSDEAVVVTHGGPMRVILTRFCPFPKEFWSWNIPHGVVYHLDWDSEQAFKEGKPCMSISAELQTENGIM, encoded by the coding sequence ATGGTTCGTCGTTATCGTATTCATTTGATCCGCCATTTGCCGACCTTGGGCAATCAAGAACGCAAATATGTCGGGTGGACCGATGAGCCGATTGTCGTGGAGGGGGAAATGACGGAGCCACTCAACCCTTCTGTCGTGCAGGGAAGCGATTTGCTGCGTGCCAAACAGACGGCCACTCTTTATTTTCCGAAAGCGGAGTATGTAGCGGATGCACGATGGCGTGAATGCAATTTCGGAAAATTTGAAGGGAAAACGTATGCCGAACTGGAAAAGGTACAGGAATACCGTGACTGGATCGGCAATCCGTTTTTGATTGCTCCGGTGGATGGTGAAAGTTTGAAAGCTGTGGAAAAGCGGGTCTTGGAAGCGATGGCGGAGCTGTCGGATGAGGCAGTAGTCGTCACACACGGCGGACCGATGCGAGTCATCCTGACGAGATTCTGCCCATTCCCGAAGGAGTTCTGGTCTTGGAACATTCCGCATGGCGTCGTCTACCATCTGGACTGGGACAGTGAACAAGCGTTCAAGGAGGGAAAGCCATGCATGTCTATATCGGCGGAGCTGCAAACGGAAAACGGGATTATGTAA
- the cobS gene encoding adenosylcobinamide-GDP ribazoletransferase, whose protein sequence is MNGILLAIQFFTAIPLQKEFPLGRKEVTGMYIALPFVGAAIGLVMFAVAALFSGGLELGTLLTTVAVVTTGIMLTGGLHLDGWADTGDAYFSYRDQAKRHEILDDPRLGAFGTMALVLLVLIKISLIHEFLTSHADWTYLYFILIPFLARAGMNIFFVTVPLAKDKGLAHFFKEKMAGKGIVGVSVLVSLLLLAVIGFVTDHLGMAIALFAVLSASLLLYRRWTVRNFGGVSGDLCGAFIEGAEVLLWFVVIVFI, encoded by the coding sequence TTGAACGGCATATTGCTCGCCATCCAGTTTTTCACCGCGATTCCTTTGCAAAAGGAATTTCCGCTCGGGAGGAAAGAAGTGACCGGCATGTACATCGCCTTGCCATTCGTGGGAGCGGCGATCGGATTGGTGATGTTCGCGGTTGCTGCGCTTTTTTCGGGCGGGTTGGAGCTGGGAACCTTGCTGACCACAGTGGCCGTCGTCACGACTGGCATCATGTTGACGGGAGGTTTGCACCTGGACGGATGGGCGGACACCGGGGATGCGTACTTTTCGTATCGGGATCAGGCGAAGCGACATGAGATTCTGGATGACCCGCGATTGGGCGCGTTTGGCACGATGGCGCTCGTCCTGCTCGTCCTTATTAAAATATCCTTGATTCATGAATTCCTCACCTCCCATGCTGACTGGACATATCTATATTTCATCCTCATCCCCTTCTTGGCGAGGGCGGGCATGAATATATTCTTCGTGACGGTGCCGCTCGCAAAGGACAAGGGGCTCGCCCATTTCTTCAAGGAGAAGATGGCGGGTAAAGGAATTGTCGGCGTTTCCGTACTGGTAAGTTTGTTATTGCTGGCTGTTATCGGCTTTGTAACGGACCATCTTGGGATGGCCATCGCCCTGTTTGCAGTCCTTTCGGCATCCCTCCTTCTTTATCGAAGATGGACCGTGAGAAATTTTGGCGGTGTTTCAGGGGACTTATGCGGCGCATTCATTGAAGGAGCGGAGGTGTTGTTATGGTTCGTCGTTATCGTATTCATTTGA
- a CDS encoding cobyric acid synthase, whose translation MNGLMVVGTASDSGKTMICTALCRILANEGVRVAPFKSQNMSRFSAKTEQGEEMSRAQYLQAEAARTTPSVYMNPILLKPVGLMKSEVLFFGEKFGPVTGMAYREQFFQQAVEAIRTALAQLAKTYDTVIIEGAGSPAEVNLNDREIVNMRVADIADVPVVLVADIDRGGAIASIVGTLQLLAPAHRDRVKAIIINKFHGDPALFQEGIDFIESYTGVPVAGIIPYKADHGIQEEDMERTVNPAPAGVDVYEAWAEHIKNHLDWPLIKGIMTSAREGDPA comes from the coding sequence ATGAATGGGTTAATGGTCGTCGGGACGGCATCCGATTCGGGAAAGACGATGATTTGCACAGCGCTCTGCCGGATCTTAGCCAATGAAGGAGTGCGGGTGGCGCCGTTCAAATCGCAGAACATGTCGAGATTTTCGGCGAAGACGGAACAGGGCGAAGAGATGAGCCGCGCTCAATACCTTCAGGCAGAAGCCGCCCGGACGACGCCCTCGGTATACATGAATCCGATTTTATTGAAACCGGTAGGATTGATGAAATCGGAAGTGCTTTTTTTCGGGGAGAAGTTCGGCCCCGTAACGGGAATGGCGTATCGCGAGCAGTTTTTCCAGCAAGCGGTCGAGGCGATTCGGACAGCCTTGGCGCAACTGGCAAAAACGTATGATACCGTCATCATCGAAGGAGCTGGCAGCCCGGCGGAGGTGAATTTGAACGATCGGGAAATCGTCAATATGCGGGTAGCGGACATTGCGGATGTCCCTGTTGTGCTTGTGGCGGATATTGATCGCGGCGGAGCCATCGCCTCGATCGTCGGCACTTTGCAACTGCTCGCTCCTGCACATCGTGACCGGGTCAAAGCGATCATCATCAATAAATTCCACGGGGACCCCGCCTTATTCCAAGAAGGGATTGATTTCATCGAATCCTATACGGGCGTCCCGGTTGCGGGAATCATCCCATACAAAGCGGATCATGGCATCCAGGAGGAGGACATGGAACGGACGGTCAATCCGGCTCCGGCCGGCGTGGATGTCTATGAGGCGTGGGCGGAACATATTAAAAATCATCTCGATTGGCCTCTGATCAAGGGCATCATGACTTCGGCTAGAGAGGGGGACCCCGCTTGA
- a CDS encoding bifunctional adenosylcobinamide kinase/adenosylcobinamide-phosphate guanylyltransferase produces the protein MQIHKKGLLTVILGGSRSGKSAYAENYLVNKADRTGGRLVYIASGTATDAEMQARIDQHRLDRASMNWTTLEQPVRLEEVRPVIRPGDLVLWDCATTWLANELYEGWDTGTPCIRQPGCMEEKVSRLYETIERLLQTGSHLVIVSNEVLDDMPMEDAETKIYMQWLGRIHREFIRRADEAIEMDYGVATYWKKGEKR, from the coding sequence TTGCAAATACATAAAAAAGGGTTGCTGACCGTAATTCTCGGCGGCAGCCGAAGTGGAAAAAGCGCATATGCCGAAAATTATTTAGTGAATAAAGCGGACCGAACAGGCGGTCGTCTTGTCTATATTGCTTCAGGGACGGCAACGGATGCGGAAATGCAGGCCCGAATCGACCAACACCGTCTGGATCGAGCCTCCATGAATTGGACTACACTCGAACAGCCCGTCCGGTTGGAGGAAGTGCGACCGGTAATCCGCCCGGGTGATTTGGTCCTTTGGGATTGCGCCACGACTTGGCTGGCGAATGAATTATATGAAGGTTGGGATACAGGGACTCCTTGCATCCGACAACCAGGCTGCATGGAAGAAAAAGTGAGTCGCCTTTATGAGACGATCGAGAGGTTGCTGCAAACCGGTTCCCATCTCGTCATCGTTTCTAATGAAGTGCTGGATGATATGCCGATGGAAGACGCCGAGACGAAGATCTATATGCAATGGCTCGGCCGCATTCATCGCGAATTCATCCGACGTGCAGATGAAGCGATCGAAATGGATTACGGCGTGGCGACGTACTGGAAAAAGGGGGAGAAACGATGA
- the cbiB gene encoding adenosylcobinamide-phosphate synthase CbiB yields the protein MPSHFIAIAIGLLLDRLIGDPPNWPHPVRWIGSFISKMTAVLNKGKYRVGKGAILLVATVGIVTAAVAVIVWLAYEIHTFAGIAVEAILIAVGLAQKSLRDAALSVQRPLKEGNFSEAREKLSWIVGRDTEKLDESEISRATIETVSENTADGVTSPLFWAFLIGAPGLWLYKAVNTLDSMVGYKDERYGQFGKFSARADDLLNYIPARITGLLILFHTRNEGKLPFGQRIVGFGKDSRRHPSPNSGFPEAATAWQLGIRLGGKSTYRGVVSARPEIGPGFVPLTAQHIQSAVTQMHIASFVFWLWMTVIGVLVFANT from the coding sequence ATACCGTCACATTTCATCGCCATTGCAATTGGCCTTCTATTGGACCGGCTCATCGGGGACCCGCCGAATTGGCCGCATCCTGTCCGTTGGATCGGTTCTTTCATTTCCAAGATGACGGCTGTTTTGAATAAAGGGAAGTACCGCGTCGGGAAAGGGGCTATCCTGCTTGTCGCCACGGTTGGAATTGTCACGGCAGCGGTAGCAGTCATTGTTTGGCTAGCTTACGAGATTCATACGTTTGCCGGGATTGCGGTTGAGGCAATCCTGATTGCGGTCGGGTTAGCGCAGAAGAGTTTGCGTGACGCCGCGCTGTCTGTGCAGCGACCGCTAAAAGAGGGCAATTTTTCGGAAGCGCGAGAAAAATTATCATGGATTGTCGGCCGGGACACCGAGAAGTTAGATGAGAGCGAGATTTCGCGAGCGACGATTGAAACGGTTTCCGAAAATACGGCGGATGGCGTGACATCTCCGTTGTTTTGGGCTTTTCTGATCGGCGCCCCTGGTCTTTGGCTATACAAAGCGGTCAATACGCTTGACTCGATGGTCGGTTATAAAGACGAGCGGTATGGCCAGTTCGGCAAGTTCTCCGCGCGGGCGGACGATCTGCTTAACTACATTCCCGCCCGGATCACTGGCCTTCTCATCCTCTTCCATACAAGAAATGAAGGAAAGTTGCCGTTTGGGCAGCGGATTGTCGGCTTTGGCAAGGATTCTCGGCGTCATCCGAGTCCGAATAGCGGATTTCCGGAAGCGGCGACCGCTTGGCAACTGGGCATCCGGTTAGGCGGGAAAAGCACGTACCGCGGTGTCGTTTCGGCACGTCCGGAAATCGGGCCGGGCTTTGTACCGCTGACTGCCCAACATATTCAATCTGCCGTCACGCAGATGCACATCGCGTCCTTCGTGTTCTGGCTTTGGATGACAGTGATCGGGGTGTTGGTCTTTGCAAATACATAA
- a CDS encoding adenosylcobinamide amidohydrolase: MTRFIATTEGFFVSSDYVSFRADQPMKTLSSAVHNAGIGSYRAFVNRSVDIHYNVDDAQAEMAAYLEQQGFQPAETVGMMTAVSTEHVEIGQYDGDFGSILVAVTAGVGNAVDVSQALTREEEQKIGTINTWVIVNGDLSDEAFVQAIITATEAKVKALHDEAIRDPLTGTIATGTSTDSVLVAATQQGAHLPYAGTVAPLGKLVGHGVYDCTVRALRAYKKVKGWAT, translated from the coding sequence ATGACCAGGTTCATTGCAACAACAGAGGGGTTTTTCGTGTCCTCCGATTATGTCAGTTTCCGGGCAGACCAGCCGATGAAGACATTATCTTCCGCTGTCCACAACGCGGGCATCGGATCGTACCGCGCCTTCGTCAATCGCAGCGTCGATATCCATTATAATGTTGACGATGCCCAAGCGGAAATGGCGGCATATCTGGAACAGCAAGGATTCCAGCCGGCGGAGACGGTGGGGATGATGACCGCCGTGTCGACCGAACATGTCGAAATCGGCCAATACGATGGCGACTTCGGCTCCATTCTTGTCGCCGTGACGGCGGGTGTCGGGAATGCTGTGGATGTCTCGCAAGCGCTGACCCGCGAAGAGGAACAGAAAATAGGGACAATCAATACATGGGTCATCGTCAATGGCGATTTGTCGGATGAGGCGTTCGTCCAGGCGATCATCACGGCAACCGAGGCGAAAGTGAAAGCCCTTCATGATGAAGCAATCCGAGACCCGCTGACCGGGACGATCGCTACCGGGACGTCGACGGACAGCGTCCTCGTGGCAGCCACACAGCAAGGCGCACATCTTCCGTACGCCGGGACAGTGGCGCCGCTTGGGAAATTGGTCGGTCACGGCGTCTATGATTGCACGGTGCGGGCGCTGCGGGCGTACAAGAAAGTGAAAGGGTGGGCAACGTGA